The Corynebacterium coyleae genome segment TCGGTGACGATAAACGGGGTGCCGTTGGCCAGCGGCGTCGCGTACACCTCGCGGGCGATTTCCTCCGCGTGGGAGTTCTCGCTGCGGTGTCCTAATACGATCCGGTCCGGCTCGATGGTGTCCTTGACGGCGTATCCCTCGCGCAGGAACTCCGGGTTCCAGGCGATCTCCACGGTCGCGCCTCGGCCGGCGCGACGAGTCAGATCGTCGGCGCGTTCCTGCAGCGCGGCGGCCGTGCCGACCGGGACCGTGGACTTGCCCAGGATGACGTGGTGGCCGTGCAGTTTGGGCACGAGGTCGTCGATAACCGCCTCGACAAAGCGCGTATCCGCCGCATACGACCCGCGCTGCTGCGGCGTGCCCACCCCGATGAAGTGCACGTTGGCGAAGTTGGCGGCCTCGTCGTATTTCGTCGTAAAGCTGAGGCGACCTGCGTCGATGTTGCGCTCCAGCACCTCCGGCAAACCCGGCTCGTAGAACGGCACCTTGGAGTTCTTCAGCGCCTCGATCTTGTGCTCATCCACGTCGACGCCGAGCACCTCGTGGCCCAACTCCGCCATGCACGCCGCATGCGTCGCGCCAAGATAACCAGTGCCGATCACAGTCAGTCGCATGGTGGCCATTATGCCGTGGCGGTGTTGGCACTGCAGGGCGACGCGGTGGCGGGGTTGATCGTCTAGTTCCCTCGGCAGGCTGCTAGACGATTCGCACCGTATTGCAAACCATCTTCAACATGACCTGGGGAAACGCAGACAAGGCGGGCGGATCGTCTAGCAGTTCGGACCGTCTAGCTAGACGATGCACCACCAGCCCTACTGAAAGTTCAGATACGCCTTCGACGGTGTCGGGCCGCGCTGGCCCTGGTACTTCGAGCCGAGCGCACCCGAGCCGTACGGAGTGTCAGCCGGGGAGGTCATCTTGAACAGCGCGAGCTGGCCGACCTTCATGCCAGGCCACAGCGTGATCGGCAGGTTGGCCACGTTAGACAGTTCCAGCGTGATGTGTCCGGAGAAGCCCGGGTCGATGAAGCCCGCGGTGGAGTGGGTCAGCAGACCCAGGCGGCCCAGCGAGGACTTGCCCTCGAGGCGACCGGCCAGGTCCGCGGGCAGCGTGAAGCATTCCAGCGTGGAGGCGAGGACGAACTCGCCGGGGTGGAGGACGAACGCGTCGTCGTCGGAAACCTCGACGAGCGTTGTCAGGTCCGGCATTTCCAGCTTCGGATCGATATGCGTGTACTTCGAGTTATTAAAGACTCGGAAGAACCTATCCAGGCGCACGTCAACCGAACTCGGTTGGACCATCGACGGATCGAACGGGTCAATGCCAAGGTGGCCGGAGTCAATGGATTCGCGAATGTCGTGATCTGAAAGCAGCACGACACAGAGTGTACTTCCCGTTTTTGGGCCTCGACTAAGCGGTGCTAAAGTCGTGAAAGCTGCCGGCGTAGTTTAGTGGTAGAACATCAGCTTCCCAAGCTGAGAGTGCGGGTTCGATTCCCGTCGCCGGCTCCAAGGCACTGGTTATTTTTGGGGGCGAAATGGATCAGCGGACGGTCAAATTAGACTCGACGGATCACGGCGAGTTTGTCATCTACCAGACCGAGGACGGATTAACGGAAGTCCATCTGCGAGTTGTCGACAAATCAGTATGGATGACTCAAAGTGAAGTCGCAGATCTCTTTGATATATCTCCGGCAAGCGTGAGCATTCACCTCAAGAATATCTACGCCGAAAACGAGCTGAGCAGGGATCGAACTATTAAAGAAATTCAAATAGTTCGATCTGAAGGAGATCGCGATGTTTCGCGAACACTCAAACATTACAATCTGGATGCGATTGTTGCTGTCGGCTACCGAGTTAAAGGACCAAGAGGAAATCAGTTCCGACGCTGGGCCAGTGAAATACTCCAGGAGTATTTGAGAAAAGGTTTCGTCCTCAACGACGAAAAGCTCAAAGACCCCCGCGGAACCGATTATTTCGACGAGCTACTCGCGCGAATCCGGGATATTCGATCCTCCGAAGCTCGCCTCTACCTCAGACTACGAGACATTGTCGCGCTTGCTACGGACTACAACAAAGATAGTCCCAAAACACGCGGGATTTTCAGCTGGATTCAGGACAAACTCCATTACGCAGTTACCGGTCAAACTGCTTCAGAAATCATTGCGACACGTTGCGACCCCGGAGCCGACAACCTGGGGTTATCCACTTTCAAGGGGAAAGTGGTACGGAAAGGTGATGTAACCACCGCAAAAAACTATCTAACAAATTCCGAGCTCACCACACTCAACCTGCTAGTTTCCCAGTTTTTGGAATATGCAGACCTCCAGACTCGTATGAGAAGCCCTATCTACATGAAGGATTGGTTGGAGAATACCGATTCGTTTATTGAATTCAATGGCTTCGAGCCGTTGAAGGATCGCGGAAGAATCTCGCGCGAAGAGGCCAACAGACTAGCCAAAGAACGCTACGAGCTATTTAATGCTGGTCGGGAATCCGACAATCTAGCCGAAGCTGACGCAAAACTGGTCGAGACCATGAAGCAGATTGACCGCCGGATTCTTGCAGACCGAGCCCGTTTAACACCCCGCGTAACAGACATCCCGGACGAGGAGTCTTAAACCCCTCACGCTTTCGTCGTGCACGCCGTGACGGGCTGATCGGACAGCAGGATGGCGCGGTAGCCACCACCATCAACCGTGTAGCGCAGGATCTTCCAGTCTGGGTTGTATTCCTGCGCGAGTGCGAGGTCTTCGGGGTTGTGGTTGTGGGCGGTGATGGTGTCGTCGCCAAGTGGTGTGCTCACGCGGAATGTGAGCGTGGTGCCGTCGTGGGCGAGGATGTCGATGGGGAACCAGCAGAATTTTTGGTTCATGGCGCGCAGCACGGGGATGTAGTGCTGGTTGTGGCCGCGGGTGCGTTGGTCGCATTCGCGGTAGGTGCAGGTGCGGCGGGTGGCGGGGCGTTTGGGGAAGGGGACGGCGTCGTCGCCAACGCGTACGGCGGCGGCGCTTGGCGAGTAGTCGAATGTCGCGCCGGTGTTGGCGACGAATTCGTGGCCCTGCGCAGCGCTATCAAACTTTGCGACGACCACCTCACCCGTCTCATCAAGCGTAAACGCAAAGGTCAGCCCGTCCATGCTGCTGAGGGTGGCTGGGGTCCAGTCGGTGGGCATGCCAAAAGACATGGTGCTCCTTGAAATATCGCTCTTCCGGCGCGGCGGTTGCGCGTGCCGGCGGATCTTCCCTCGGGAGCACCGTGCGCGATGAGCGCGGTTGCTAATCGACGAGCCGAGGGGCCTTATCCGTCAGATTTCTTGATCCAAAACGACACAATATAGACCAAGCGGTCTAGTGTCAAGTGGTGCGGCACCCGCTCCCCTACCCGCAGCGGACGATGGGCTGCGGGTCGTAGACGGTGGTCTGGGTTTCACGGGAGAGTTCGTTGCCGGCGAGGTCGTAGATAATGCGGGTATCCGAGGTGGTGAACCCGGGTGCGCCGCCGGACGGCGAGCAGTTCGGGCCGGACACGTTGACCGGCTGCGGGCTGGTCTGGGCCCAGCGGCCGCCGTTGATGGACTGCACGTTGACCGTATTCACGCCCATGAGGCTGACGGTGAGTTGGCCGCCGCCGACGTTGGTGGCGATGCGCACCGGGTAGGGGCTGTCGTTGCGGAACTGCAGGTCGATGGCGCCTTCGTACACGGTGGCTTCGCGGCCGGCCGGGTAACGGGAGATGTAGTAGGAGTGCGGGGTGTGGGCGACGTCGGTCATGCCGGCGAAGTAGGCCGCGTTGTACAGGGTGGTGGCGAACTGGGAGATGCCGCCGCCGACGGCGGTGTCGGCACGCCCGTTGAGGATGATGCCGGATTCGACGTAGCCCTGGGCGGTGCCGCGGGGGCCGGTGTAGCCGTTGAGGGAGAACGTCTCCCCCGGGTTCACAATCGCGCCGTTGACGGTGTTGGCTACCAGGGCGATGTTGGTGCCCGAAGCACCCGAGTAGCCGCCGGTGGTAAACGAGCCGACCACTTCGTTGAAGGTGGCGTTGTTCGCTTCTTCGGTGGTGAAGTCCGCGGGTACCGGCTTGTAGTCGGCGTCCCAGGAACGCCCCTTGGAACCGAGGACGCGGTCGTTGAAGCCGGCGAGGGTTTTTCCCCAGTCCACAGCGGTGCCGTCGACGGAGGGTTCGACGCCGCCGCCGGTGAGCACGCGGGCGTTTTGCATCTCCACTTCGGTCTCGGCGAGCTGCTCGGCCAGGATGGCCTGCGCTGCCTCGACGTTCACATTCGGGGCGATCTTGCCATCGACGTTGGGGAAGCTGACCACCTCGCCAAGCCGCTCCTGTGGGATGGCGGCCTTGTGATCATCGCGACCGGTCACGGTCAGCGGGCCGTCCAAAGCGGCACGCACGGGGCCGTCCATGGCGGCGCTCATCACAGCGTCGTCGATCGCCGGCGGCACGGAGGTCGGCTCCACATCGATGCCGTCCGGGTTGAGCCAGCCGGTGGTGGTCTCCTCGCGCAGCAGGTCGCGCTCCACCTTCTGGCCGTTGATCGGCTTGGTGGTCTCGGCCTTGCCGGCTTCGACGCGGATGGTGCCGTCGGTGGGGTCGAAGTGCAGTTCGTCGCTGATGCGGTCGAGGGTGCGGTTCAGGGCGGTGTCGTCGATAAGCGGAACCGCGTCGACCTCGTGGGTGGTGAACAGGCCGCGCAGGCGCGAGATCGGGTTGGCGGTTTCGATGCCGGCGGCGTCCACGGTGGCCTGGTAGTCGATGTCCAGGCCGGACTTCGCAGGCACGAAAGTGGAGGTCTTGTCGCCGGCGCGGACCTCGACGGTCTTGTCAGCAGCGCTGCCGAGTTCGCCCTCGAGCTTGGCGCGCGCCTCGTCGGGTTTCATCGCACCGATGTTCACGCCGCCGACGGTGGTGCCGCGCGGGACGTTGCCGCGGTGCATCGCCAGATCCGCCAGGTACACAGCAAGCGCGATGGCGAGGATGCCGAGCAGCACACCGAGCGCGATCTTGCCGCCGCGTCCCTTGCCACTCGCCTTGTGCGAGGTTGCCTTCACCGTAGTCACCCAAACAAGGGTAATGCAGATGTTTGAAAAAGCGGGTTAGAGGTTGTCGTCGATAAGCAATTGCTGCACGCGGGTGGCTGCCTCATCGATGCGGTCTTCGGCGATGTAGCCGTTGTTCACGCACCACACGACGTGGTCGATGATGGCGGGCAGATCCTTACCCGTGGACCACAGCGCCTGGTCGGCGCCGGAGGCGATGGCGCGGGCGACGGCGTCGCGGGTGGGCGCGTAATCGAGGATGCCGCGCATGCCGGATAAGTCATCGGTGACCACGACCCCGTTGAAGGGCACTCCGCCGGGGTAGTCGCCCTCGCGCAGCACGCGGTAGGCCTCGGGGTTCATGGAGCTGGGCACGCCGTCGGGGCCAAGGCCCGGCACGATCATGTGGCCCATCATGACGCTAGAGCGCGGGAACTGCTTCAGCAGCGGGCCGTAGGGGCGCATGTCTAGGTCGCGGACCTGGTTCAGCGGCGGGGTGACGGCGAGTTGGTGGTGCGTGTCGCCGGAGGCGCGCCCGTGGCCGGGGAAGTGTTTGAACGTGGGCGTGACCTGGGCGTCGGTGAGCCCCTGGGAGAACAGCGTGGCCACCCGCACGACTTCGGCCGGGTCGCCGTGGAAGGCGCGGTCGCCCACAACGTCCAGGTCGGCCACGTCAAGGTCGAGCAGCGGCGCGTAATCCACGTTGATGCCGTGCGCGCGCAGGGAGCGGCCGATGTCCCACCCGGTGCCCCGGATGACCTCCGGCGGGGTGCCGGCCAGCGCACGCGGCGGCATGAACTCGCCGAGCACGTTCGTGTGGCGCTGCACCCGGCCGCCCTCAAAATCGATGGCGACAACAAACGGCCGCTCGTACTGTTCCCGCAGCGCATTGATGTTGCGGCCCGGTTCAGTGAGCAGCCGCGGGTCCGCCCAACTCGGAATGATCAGCCCGCCGACACCCTGGTCGAGCGCCACCCGCGCCTGCTCATAGTTCGCCACGCCAACCACCATCAGCGACGCCACCCGCGCCCGCAGGTCCTCGGGCACGCGTTGTTGCGCGGGGCTGAACAGCGCAGGAGCTTCTTGCGTATCGACGACCCCACCCTCCGGCACCGCGGACGACGCCGTCACCGTCTCCGGCGCCGGCGTGGGTTCAGGCGCGGGTTCGGGCTCGGGGGCACTACACGCGGCAAGCCCAACGCACGCCGCGAGCGCAATGGTGTGCGCGGCGCGTGCGGCGAAGGCTCGATTCCGCATGTGACTGACCCCTTTGTGGCCCCTTTGTGGCGTGTAAAAACGCCCCTACTCTACTCGCTGCTGGTAGCCTTTTCCGACATGTCCCATACCGTTGACCTCCCCGAGCCGCTGAAGCGCCACGCCGCGTCCCCTGTCGTGGCGAGCGCCGTCGTTGGCATTGTGCTCGGTGTGGTTGGTGTGCTCGGTATTGCGGCAGCGTCGGGCCAGTCGAC includes the following:
- the dcd gene encoding dCTP deaminase, which translates into the protein MLLSDHDIRESIDSGHLGIDPFDPSMVQPSSVDVRLDRFFRVFNNSKYTHIDPKLEMPDLTTLVEVSDDDAFVLHPGEFVLASTLECFTLPADLAGRLEGKSSLGRLGLLTHSTAGFIDPGFSGHITLELSNVANLPITLWPGMKVGQLALFKMTSPADTPYGSGALGSKYQGQRGPTPSKAYLNFQ
- the rhuM gene encoding RhuM family protein; the encoded protein is MDQRTVKLDSTDHGEFVIYQTEDGLTEVHLRVVDKSVWMTQSEVADLFDISPASVSIHLKNIYAENELSRDRTIKEIQIVRSEGDRDVSRTLKHYNLDAIVAVGYRVKGPRGNQFRRWASEILQEYLRKGFVLNDEKLKDPRGTDYFDELLARIRDIRSSEARLYLRLRDIVALATDYNKDSPKTRGIFSWIQDKLHYAVTGQTASEIIATRCDPGADNLGLSTFKGKVVRKGDVTTAKNYLTNSELTTLNLLVSQFLEYADLQTRMRSPIYMKDWLENTDSFIEFNGFEPLKDRGRISREEANRLAKERYELFNAGRESDNLAEADAKLVETMKQIDRRILADRARLTPRVTDIPDEES
- a CDS encoding VanW family protein; the protein is MHRGNVPRGTTVGGVNIGAMKPDEARAKLEGELGSAADKTVEVRAGDKTSTFVPAKSGLDIDYQATVDAAGIETANPISRLRGLFTTHEVDAVPLIDDTALNRTLDRISDELHFDPTDGTIRVEAGKAETTKPINGQKVERDLLREETTTGWLNPDGIDVEPTSVPPAIDDAVMSAAMDGPVRAALDGPLTVTGRDDHKAAIPQERLGEVVSFPNVDGKIAPNVNVEAAQAILAEQLAETEVEMQNARVLTGGGVEPSVDGTAVDWGKTLAGFNDRVLGSKGRSWDADYKPVPADFTTEEANNATFNEVVGSFTTGGYSGASGTNIALVANTVNGAIVNPGETFSLNGYTGPRGTAQGYVESGIILNGRADTAVGGGISQFATTLYNAAYFAGMTDVAHTPHSYYISRYPAGREATVYEGAIDLQFRNDSPYPVRIATNVGGGQLTVSLMGVNTVNVQSINGGRWAQTSPQPVNVSGPNCSPSGGAPGFTTSDTRIIYDLAGNELSRETQTTVYDPQPIVRCG
- a CDS encoding glycoside hydrolase family 3 N-terminal domain-containing protein, with the protein product MRNRAFAARAAHTIALAACVGLAACSAPEPEPAPEPTPAPETVTASSAVPEGGVVDTQEAPALFSPAQQRVPEDLRARVASLMVVGVANYEQARVALDQGVGGLIIPSWADPRLLTEPGRNINALREQYERPFVVAIDFEGGRVQRHTNVLGEFMPPRALAGTPPEVIRGTGWDIGRSLRAHGINVDYAPLLDLDVADLDVVGDRAFHGDPAEVVRVATLFSQGLTDAQVTPTFKHFPGHGRASGDTHHQLAVTPPLNQVRDLDMRPYGPLLKQFPRSSVMMGHMIVPGLGPDGVPSSMNPEAYRVLREGDYPGGVPFNGVVVTDDLSGMRGILDYAPTRDAVARAIASGADQALWSTGKDLPAIIDHVVWCVNNGYIAEDRIDEAATRVQQLLIDDNL
- a CDS encoding DUF2613 domain-containing protein, whose product is MSHTVDLPEPLKRHAASPVVASAVVGIVLGVVGVLGIAAASGQSTVPDNTAVSADDAVLGGPEYGSRK